In the genome of Eggerthella sp. YY7918, one region contains:
- a CDS encoding VOC family protein codes for MKAKMIHRCIHVLDLEASLAFYEQALGLTVQRRMGPEDGSWENVFIGNDETDFQVELTWNQGRTEPYNNGGRDTHLAFEVDDMDAARALHEQMGCVCFVNERMGIYFIEDPDGCWLEILPADRQR; via the coding sequence ATGAAAGCGAAGATGATTCACCGCTGCATTCACGTGTTAGATTTGGAAGCATCGCTTGCCTTCTACGAGCAAGCGCTGGGACTTACGGTACAAAGGCGCATGGGACCTGAGGATGGATCATGGGAAAACGTCTTTATCGGCAACGATGAAACCGATTTTCAGGTGGAGCTCACCTGGAACCAAGGGCGCACCGAACCCTATAACAATGGCGGGCGTGACACGCACCTGGCCTTTGAAGTGGACGACATGGATGCGGCACGCGCCCTGCACGAGCAGATGGGTTGCGTGTGCTTCGTCAACGAGCGCATGGGCATCTACTTTATCGAGGACCCCGACGGCTGCTGGCTGGAAATTCTTCCCGCCGATCGGCAACGATAG
- a CDS encoding LytTR family transcriptional regulator DNA-binding domain-containing protein has product MTEFASIDELLANGTGNVHVECGREVSAELLSATRRHYAGRRIAYVVETDRGSERESVAFHLRFYSRLAGGVVHHEDAIAHFGLRDIAHKKLRDITPSQLALVNIARVSLFESEVCFLERPLSDLDAAGRALVLAWIAERSEQGCRFITALEPLREALLMPGKAFWYEDGRFFEVEQDDDRCEDGADTFTGDEVQVYKIPAKADTSTLLFDPREIDFIESLNKTNYVSVRGSLYPTSLTMDELEDELVRFGFFRCHRSYIVNVQKVAKVERYTRNSFNLMLNDAAHTSIPLAKGRADEMRRRFGW; this is encoded by the coding sequence ATGACCGAATTCGCCTCCATCGATGAGCTTCTAGCCAACGGCACCGGCAACGTGCATGTAGAGTGCGGACGCGAGGTGTCCGCCGAGTTGCTCAGCGCCACGCGCCGCCACTACGCGGGGCGCCGCATCGCGTATGTCGTTGAAACCGACCGTGGCAGCGAGCGTGAGAGCGTTGCCTTTCACCTGCGGTTTTACAGCCGACTTGCAGGAGGTGTCGTCCACCACGAGGATGCCATCGCCCACTTTGGCCTTCGTGATATCGCGCACAAAAAGCTGCGCGATATCACGCCGTCCCAACTTGCATTGGTCAACATCGCACGTGTGAGCCTGTTCGAATCTGAAGTTTGCTTTTTGGAGCGCCCTCTTTCCGACCTCGATGCTGCGGGACGTGCTCTTGTGCTGGCCTGGATAGCCGAACGAAGCGAGCAGGGTTGCCGTTTCATTACGGCCTTAGAACCCTTGCGCGAAGCGCTGCTTATGCCCGGCAAAGCGTTTTGGTACGAGGACGGTCGGTTTTTCGAAGTCGAACAGGATGACGACCGCTGCGAAGATGGGGCAGACACCTTCACCGGCGACGAAGTACAGGTCTACAAGATTCCCGCGAAGGCCGACACATCCACGCTTCTGTTCGACCCGCGCGAGATTGATTTCATCGAAAGCCTGAACAAGACCAACTACGTTTCCGTTCGCGGTTCGCTTTACCCTACGTCACTTACGATGGATGAGCTGGAAGACGAGCTTGTGCGCTTCGGGTTCTTCCGCTGCCATCGCTCCTACATCGTCAACGTACAGAAGGTGGCGAAAGTGGAGCGCTACACCCGCAACAGCTTCAATCTCATGCTCAACGACGCCGCTCACACTTCCATCCCCCTTGCGAAGGGGCGCGCCGACGAGATGCGGAGGCGATTCGGATGGTAA
- a CDS encoding ABC transporter permease, translating into MVRTVALLTEKYLVEAIRTPAIAISCLIPLIIMLMLRFTMGDYLIEAGGRDAQTFSFFVFTYVLLFEGVMVASMTVLYAMAEEREKRVRRTLALAGVSTVHLLIARGLTTELVIGLSCGLCYLIFGAPLEGLAPFIAVALVGSLPLVLISLPLGLAARNQMDVMVLDTPLIFLAIGPMLITYSETLSPFIIFFPTGGLFELAWMTPAEWTLANLIAPFLSILVWTILATIALVVAYHHIPHSEDI; encoded by the coding sequence ATGGTAAGAACCGTCGCCCTACTCACCGAGAAATACCTGGTAGAAGCCATAAGAACTCCCGCTATAGCGATAAGCTGCCTCATACCGCTCATTATTATGCTCATGCTCAGATTCACCATGGGCGACTATCTTATCGAAGCGGGCGGACGTGACGCACAAACCTTTTCCTTCTTCGTCTTCACCTACGTGCTTCTTTTCGAAGGAGTGATGGTGGCGTCGATGACGGTTCTGTATGCTATGGCCGAAGAGCGAGAAAAACGCGTACGACGCACCCTCGCCCTCGCTGGAGTGAGCACCGTCCATCTGCTCATTGCGCGGGGTTTGACAACCGAACTTGTCATTGGTCTGTCCTGCGGCCTTTGCTATCTCATCTTTGGCGCACCACTAGAGGGACTTGCGCCGTTTATAGCAGTCGCCCTTGTCGGCTCGCTCCCCCTTGTGCTGATCTCTCTTCCGTTAGGGCTTGCCGCACGCAATCAAATGGATGTCATGGTGCTCGATACGCCTCTTATCTTCCTCGCAATTGGCCCTATGCTCATAACTTACAGCGAAACTCTTTCGCCCTTCATTATTTTCTTCCCCACCGGCGGCTTGTTCGAACTTGCTTGGATGACGCCGGCGGAATGGACGCTCGCAAATCTTATAGCGCCCTTTTTGTCGATACTCGTCTGGACCATACTTGCCACGATCGCCCTTGTCGTGGCATACCACCACATCCCTCATTCCGAAGATATCTAA
- a CDS encoding ABC transporter ATP-binding protein translates to MTTLLSMDDVSLSFKTKRVLNHLSFEVERGECFGFLGPSGAGKTTTIKLLTRQLVKDSGRIALFGRPIEHASNADYERIGILSDTSALYERMTIEENLRFYAKIRGVTGNNIPTLLERMNLMHDRKTLVKNCSKGMRQRAALLAALVHGPELIFLDEPTSGLDPAARAEVHKMLVEMNSAGTTVFLTTHDMAEAEALCTRVGILNEGHLIACDAPDTLMLAHARNEVVMRLADGRSIHTTKDAAGVAAIADALRSGACLSIHSVEPNLEEVFLELAGREF, encoded by the coding sequence ATGACAACGCTGCTTTCCATGGACGATGTGTCCTTGAGCTTTAAAACAAAGCGCGTGCTTAACCACCTGTCGTTTGAGGTGGAGCGCGGCGAATGCTTTGGCTTTTTAGGACCGTCCGGTGCGGGCAAAACGACCACGATCAAGCTGCTTACGCGCCAGTTGGTGAAGGATTCCGGACGCATTGCCCTGTTCGGACGCCCTATCGAGCACGCCTCGAACGCCGACTACGAACGTATTGGCATTCTTTCGGACACCAGCGCCCTCTACGAGCGCATGACCATCGAAGAAAACCTGCGCTTCTACGCGAAAATTCGCGGCGTCACCGGCAACAACATACCCACGCTGTTGGAACGCATGAATCTGATGCACGACCGAAAAACCCTCGTCAAGAATTGCTCGAAGGGCATGCGCCAGCGCGCCGCTTTGCTGGCGGCGCTCGTTCACGGTCCGGAGCTCATCTTCTTGGACGAGCCCACCAGCGGCCTCGATCCTGCCGCCCGCGCCGAAGTGCACAAGATGCTCGTCGAGATGAATAGCGCCGGCACCACGGTATTTCTCACCACGCACGACATGGCGGAAGCCGAAGCGCTCTGCACCCGCGTGGGCATCCTCAACGAGGGGCACCTGATCGCCTGCGATGCGCCCGACACGCTCATGTTGGCCCACGCACGCAACGAGGTGGTCATGCGCTTGGCCGACGGCCGCAGCATACACACCACTAAGGATGCTGCTGGTGTTGCCGCGATTGCCGACGCGCTGCGCTCGGGCGCATGTCTATCCATTCACTCGGTGGAGCCGAACCTCGAAGAAGTCTTTCTCGAACTGGCCGGAAGGGAGTTTTAA
- a CDS encoding ABC transporter permease — MNAVMRKTSALLTKDFKDVVKNPTMLICTLLPIGFIWLYSQMGSDTADAQQREAMRTYLLSMAFCMAAGMVGSMTILTAIAEEKEKHTLRTLMLANVSAGQILASRAAVAFVSLIIVNVACYFLLDSSLSKLTEFLVIGLLGSVPIMLIALLLGLSSRDQMTAGLYSVPVVLIAFLPAFSAVNEVLGKIAPYFPTGGADKLLRLAMQDSLFTSEALQPLLITLAWIVVTAVGFTLVYKRLARDN, encoded by the coding sequence ATGAACGCAGTCATGCGCAAAACCAGCGCGCTTCTTACCAAGGACTTTAAGGACGTGGTGAAAAACCCCACAATGCTTATCTGCACGCTTTTACCTATTGGGTTCATCTGGCTTTATAGTCAGATGGGCAGCGATACTGCCGATGCACAACAACGAGAAGCCATGAGAACCTATCTCTTGTCGATGGCATTTTGCATGGCGGCAGGCATGGTAGGCAGCATGACGATACTGACCGCCATCGCCGAAGAAAAGGAGAAGCACACGCTACGCACTCTTATGCTGGCGAACGTAAGCGCCGGTCAAATTCTTGCTTCACGGGCGGCCGTTGCCTTCGTCAGCCTTATTATCGTCAACGTTGCCTGCTATTTTCTGCTGGATTCCTCCTTGTCCAAATTGACAGAGTTTCTGGTGATCGGGCTTTTGGGCAGTGTGCCGATCATGCTGATTGCTCTGCTGTTGGGTCTTTCTTCTCGCGATCAGATGACAGCCGGCTTGTACAGCGTTCCCGTTGTGCTGATTGCCTTTCTGCCCGCTTTCTCTGCAGTCAATGAAGTGCTGGGCAAGATTGCTCCCTATTTTCCCACCGGAGGAGCCGACAAACTGCTGCGCCTTGCCATGCAGGATAGCTTGTTCACCTCGGAGGCCCTTCAGCCTCTGCTGATAACGCTTGCATGGATTGTGGTTACCGCTGTTGGGTTTACCCTGGTATACAAAAGGTTGGCACGCGATAACTAG
- a CDS encoding SpaA isopeptide-forming pilin-related protein, translating into MDRHRAHRERCGREQTARSMFKHLGGFVLALLLLCGTLSPSTTRPPQAHADTIPDIGARASGTCYIENTWMIGSQSYFIVSNFTGDLAGAQPVSPLECLDHTAAEPTNTPATFEATVTAVNVQEGWVEYFVRITPPGVTDGHTIVNGALAGYQHVGGTVRVKREFVGGIELQKRSADTTLSDNNTCYSLQGATYGVYRDKACTALATTITTNADGRAQTGLVLVAGTYYVKETAAPAGYALDETVYPVVVAAGQTASVETADLPQSNPLDLVVDKVDAETSLHLPLGSASLEGAEYTLRFFGGHYSTVEAAEASGEALRTWILKTDANGHVALNEAHKVSGDDFYTDTEGRNVLPLGTMLVQETKAPEGYLLDDTVQVVPITGEGTAASVNTYHKPTHAEHVKRGDFEFVKADGATMERLARVPFLVTSTTTGEQHVIVTDENGFVSTAADWNPHSAHTNANDAALIAPSSNNSSAQEHSYKVDEALLDPAAGVWFGRTAEGDEAPVDDSLGALPYDHYTVEELPCTTTSGYELVRFELTISRNEHTIDLGTVDNEPHPPIILDTTATSLEGGKEVDGGEETKTRDTVQYDGARVGETYTLKGQLICATETTQEDYDAGAYSPLAQSEATFIADKTTGEQQLSFTVDTSNHAGHDIVTVEKLYRVNDDGSLPDDPVATHEDLTYEGQTVQVTEPPAPAEPPAKPAQPVATKTGDTLAHFWWVPLVLAGAAAGIILALRFGRKVTSTLHKQRR; encoded by the coding sequence ATGGATCGGCATCGCGCACACCGTGAACGCTGCGGGCGGGAACAAACCGCCCGCAGCATGTTCAAACACTTGGGAGGATTCGTTCTCGCTTTGTTACTGCTCTGCGGGACCCTTTCGCCATCGACCACACGCCCCCCACAGGCGCACGCAGACACCATCCCCGACATCGGCGCTCGGGCAAGCGGAACGTGCTATATCGAAAACACCTGGATGATCGGGTCGCAAAGCTACTTTATCGTGAGCAATTTCACGGGAGATTTAGCGGGCGCCCAGCCGGTGTCACCCCTGGAATGTCTCGACCATACCGCCGCCGAACCCACCAACACTCCCGCCACGTTTGAAGCCACGGTCACAGCCGTCAACGTGCAGGAGGGGTGGGTGGAGTATTTCGTGCGCATCACCCCGCCCGGCGTCACCGACGGACACACGATAGTGAACGGGGCTTTGGCGGGATATCAGCATGTAGGCGGAACCGTGCGGGTGAAGCGCGAGTTTGTGGGCGGCATCGAGCTGCAAAAGCGGAGCGCAGACACGACGCTGTCCGACAACAACACATGTTATTCGCTCCAAGGTGCCACCTACGGCGTTTACCGCGACAAGGCATGCACGGCGCTCGCTACCACCATAACGACCAATGCCGACGGACGTGCCCAAACAGGACTCGTGCTGGTAGCGGGGACCTACTATGTGAAAGAAACGGCGGCACCTGCGGGATACGCCCTCGATGAAACCGTATACCCCGTCGTCGTTGCTGCCGGACAAACCGCATCCGTAGAGACGGCAGATCTGCCGCAGAGCAACCCTCTTGACCTCGTAGTCGATAAAGTGGACGCAGAAACATCGCTTCACCTGCCCCTGGGCAGTGCTTCGCTCGAGGGTGCCGAATACACGCTGCGCTTTTTCGGCGGCCATTACTCAACCGTTGAGGCCGCCGAGGCGTCGGGTGAGGCATTACGCACCTGGATTCTCAAAACCGACGCGAACGGACACGTTGCCTTGAACGAAGCCCACAAGGTATCGGGCGACGACTTCTATACGGATACCGAAGGCAGAAACGTTCTTCCTCTTGGCACGATGCTTGTTCAAGAAACGAAAGCGCCTGAGGGGTATCTGCTCGACGACACCGTACAGGTGGTGCCCATCACCGGTGAAGGCACGGCCGCATCGGTGAACACGTACCACAAGCCTACACATGCAGAGCACGTAAAACGCGGCGACTTCGAATTTGTGAAAGCGGACGGAGCAACCATGGAACGGCTGGCGCGTGTTCCCTTCTTGGTCACCTCAACAACCACGGGTGAGCAGCACGTTATTGTCACCGACGAGAATGGCTTCGTATCGACGGCTGCCGATTGGAACCCCCACAGCGCCCACACCAATGCGAACGATGCGGCGTTGATCGCCCCGTCGTCCAACAACTCGTCCGCGCAGGAGCACTCCTACAAGGTTGACGAAGCACTGCTCGATCCCGCCGCAGGCGTATGGTTCGGACGCACCGCCGAGGGAGACGAGGCGCCCGTAGACGATTCCCTAGGAGCCCTCCCCTATGATCACTACACGGTTGAAGAGCTTCCCTGCACCACAACTTCCGGCTATGAGCTTGTGCGCTTCGAGCTGACCATCTCGCGCAACGAACACACCATTGACCTGGGCACCGTCGATAACGAACCCCACCCTCCGATCATTCTCGATACCACCGCGACATCGCTCGAAGGCGGCAAAGAGGTCGACGGGGGCGAGGAGACAAAAACCCGCGACACTGTTCAGTATGATGGCGCACGGGTCGGCGAAACCTACACGCTCAAAGGCCAGCTTATCTGCGCGACCGAAACGACTCAGGAGGACTACGACGCCGGAGCCTACTCTCCGCTTGCCCAGTCAGAAGCAACCTTTATCGCCGACAAAACGACCGGAGAACAGCAGCTGTCTTTCACCGTTGACACGAGCAACCACGCAGGTCACGACATTGTGACCGTCGAAAAACTCTACCGCGTCAACGATGACGGAAGTCTCCCTGACGACCCCGTGGCCACCCATGAAGACCTCACCTACGAAGGACAGACCGTGCAGGTAACCGAGCCGCCCGCCCCAGCCGAGCCGCCCGCGAAGCCCGCTCAACCGGTAGCGACAAAAACGGGCGACACGCTCGCTCACTTCTGGTGGGTTCCCCTTGTACTCGCAGGAGCAGCAGCCGGAATCATCCTGGCACTGCGCTTTGGGCGTAAAGTTACAAGCACGCTACATAAGCAGAGACGGTGA
- a CDS encoding translation factor GTPase family protein, which translates to MAAPATEHVRNIVLVGQDGAGKTSLAEAMLHVSGRTPRMGTTHDGKSYLDYDEEEIRRKFTIGTSIAPIPYKDYKINLLDTSGHPDFIGDTLATMQAAEMALFVIDAVAGPQVMTTKLWREAEDMRLSRAVFINHIDRENADFDTAMALLHARFGSRLGPVTIPIGVDKDFKGVIDIIRMKARYFDQGSDAERVEDIPADYADAAAAARDKLCDLVAEADDELMMKYLDGEEQLTQDELEQLLDKAIAQELFIPVFVGSTIIEQGIQGVMEDIATYFPHPRHHGRFRLANGEETLVDETGEPAAFVFKTLSDPFVGRLSFFKVISGVLEPGMELLNARTGKKERLGHLYVMMGKEANDVKSAKAGDIIVVPKLNETRTGDTLSKSGDVAIDPLPLPTPQYPVAIEAENKNDEDKLGTFLARAAENDPTLTISRSEETHQTVITAMGDAQVETLLARLKEQTGVQAKLVPVRIPYRETIRKVAEAQGRHKKQTGGAGQFGDCWLRLEPNPGGGYEFLDEIVGGKIPRGFIPAVDKGVQDAMTEGFLAGYPMVDIKCAVYDGSYHAVDSNEMAFKTAARIGFRAACEKADPILLEPMANLNVTVTEDYAGAVMGDVSTRRGRIVGTDSNDAGETVIMVRVPYAEVVSYTKDLRSITRGSGSYTLELEGYEPAPFEVTKKLVEEYQAARAAGN; encoded by the coding sequence ATGGCAGCTCCTGCTACCGAACACGTGCGAAACATTGTGCTGGTCGGCCAAGACGGCGCCGGCAAGACATCGCTTGCCGAGGCGATGCTGCACGTCTCTGGTCGTACGCCCCGCATGGGCACGACGCACGACGGGAAATCCTACCTCGACTACGACGAAGAGGAGATCCGGCGCAAGTTCACCATCGGCACCTCGATTGCTCCCATTCCGTACAAGGATTACAAGATCAATCTGCTTGATACCTCAGGGCACCCCGACTTTATTGGCGACACGCTGGCCACCATGCAGGCGGCAGAAATGGCGCTGTTTGTGATCGACGCGGTAGCCGGCCCCCAGGTTATGACTACGAAGCTATGGCGTGAAGCCGAGGATATGCGCCTGTCGCGCGCGGTGTTCATCAATCATATCGACCGCGAGAATGCCGACTTCGACACGGCCATGGCGCTGCTGCATGCACGCTTCGGTTCGCGTTTGGGCCCGGTGACTATTCCCATTGGCGTGGATAAAGACTTCAAGGGCGTTATCGATATCATTCGCATGAAGGCGCGCTACTTCGATCAGGGCAGCGACGCTGAACGGGTCGAGGATATTCCTGCCGACTATGCCGACGCTGCGGCTGCTGCGCGTGACAAGCTGTGCGATCTGGTGGCCGAAGCCGACGACGAGCTGATGATGAAGTATCTGGATGGCGAAGAGCAGTTGACCCAAGACGAGCTGGAACAACTGCTAGATAAGGCTATCGCGCAGGAGCTGTTCATTCCGGTGTTCGTGGGCTCCACGATCATCGAGCAGGGTATTCAGGGCGTCATGGAAGACATCGCCACTTACTTTCCGCATCCGCGTCATCACGGTCGCTTCCGTCTGGCCAATGGCGAGGAAACGCTCGTCGACGAGACGGGCGAGCCGGCGGCGTTCGTGTTCAAGACGCTGTCCGATCCCTTCGTGGGCCGCTTGAGTTTCTTCAAGGTTATTTCGGGCGTGCTGGAACCGGGCATGGAATTGTTGAATGCGCGCACGGGCAAGAAGGAGCGCCTCGGCCATCTCTACGTCATGATGGGCAAGGAAGCCAACGACGTGAAGAGTGCAAAAGCCGGTGACATTATCGTTGTGCCGAAGCTGAATGAAACGCGCACGGGCGACACGCTGTCCAAGTCGGGCGACGTTGCCATCGATCCCTTGCCGCTGCCCACCCCGCAGTATCCGGTAGCCATTGAGGCCGAGAACAAGAACGATGAGGACAAGCTGGGTACGTTCTTGGCTCGTGCGGCCGAAAACGATCCGACGCTCACCATCAGCCGTAGCGAGGAAACGCACCAGACCGTTATTACCGCTATGGGCGATGCTCAGGTGGAGACGCTGCTTGCGCGCTTGAAGGAGCAAACCGGCGTGCAGGCTAAACTGGTGCCGGTGCGCATTCCGTATCGTGAGACCATTCGTAAAGTTGCTGAGGCGCAGGGTCGTCACAAGAAGCAGACGGGCGGTGCCGGACAGTTCGGCGACTGCTGGCTGCGTCTGGAGCCGAATCCTGGCGGCGGCTACGAATTCTTGGACGAAATTGTGGGCGGCAAGATTCCCCGCGGCTTCATTCCTGCTGTTGACAAGGGTGTGCAGGATGCCATGACCGAGGGCTTTTTGGCGGGGTACCCCATGGTGGACATCAAGTGCGCCGTCTATGATGGCAGCTACCATGCGGTTGACTCCAACGAAATGGCGTTCAAGACCGCTGCGCGTATCGGCTTCCGTGCCGCATGCGAAAAAGCCGATCCCATTCTGCTTGAGCCCATGGCGAATTTGAACGTGACGGTTACCGAGGACTACGCCGGCGCGGTCATGGGCGATGTGTCGACGCGTCGCGGGCGCATTGTGGGAACCGACTCCAACGATGCGGGCGAAACCGTTATCATGGTGCGCGTGCCCTACGCTGAGGTTGTTTCGTACACGAAGGATCTGCGCTCCATTACGCGCGGCTCGGGCTCCTATACGCTTGAGCTTGAGGGCTATGAGCCGGCGCCCTTCGAGGTGACAAAGAAGCTGGTAGAGGAGTATCAAGCGGCACGCGCTGCGGGCAATTAA
- a CDS encoding ABC transporter permease, giving the protein MKLGDLFYETWHALSANKGRSFLTILGIVIGISADIAMTSLIGGMQVMLMGEMGLSQARQVSIGVYTPDGVTFDDLDKLAKTMPEYEALTGSAYTQAEMTMADGQKTYMSIVGVRPDYFTVTGAKLKEGRFFTKTEEANAARLVVIDSNSLMQFFGDANVQAVGKTLRLGNDDYTVVGVLESTSFMSGGAPMYMPYTTAETRMGIYGGIGQIVGFAKEGTDMDQLVETTKTRTAQYFNLEPDNVYVQSLDSVIKQMETMIASFSLLMGSVASISLFVGGIGIMNMMLTNVTERIREIGLRKSLGARRRDITKQFLLEAIMLCVAGGVFGIVFGFLAAWGLGSVIGVAMPGITLTPVLAPQAVLAAVSVCVLIGVIFGYYPARRAAKLDPVESLRYQ; this is encoded by the coding sequence ATGAAGCTGGGCGACCTTTTCTATGAAACGTGGCATGCGCTCTCGGCGAACAAAGGGCGTTCGTTTTTGACCATTCTCGGTATCGTCATCGGTATTTCGGCCGATATCGCCATGACGTCGCTTATCGGCGGCATGCAGGTCATGCTCATGGGCGAGATGGGTCTTTCTCAAGCGCGGCAAGTGTCTATCGGCGTCTATACGCCGGACGGGGTCACCTTCGATGATCTTGATAAGCTTGCCAAGACAATGCCCGAATACGAGGCCCTTACCGGCTCGGCCTATACTCAGGCAGAAATGACCATGGCCGACGGGCAGAAAACCTATATGTCTATCGTGGGCGTTCGCCCCGATTACTTCACCGTGACCGGAGCGAAGCTGAAAGAGGGACGCTTTTTTACCAAAACTGAGGAAGCGAACGCGGCACGGCTCGTGGTTATCGATTCCAATTCGCTTATGCAGTTCTTCGGCGATGCGAACGTGCAGGCGGTGGGGAAGACGCTTCGTTTGGGCAATGACGACTACACGGTGGTTGGCGTATTGGAATCGACCTCGTTTATGTCGGGTGGCGCGCCGATGTATATGCCCTATACCACGGCAGAAACGCGCATGGGTATATACGGCGGTATTGGGCAGATTGTCGGGTTCGCCAAAGAGGGAACCGACATGGATCAGCTGGTCGAAACGACAAAAACACGGACAGCGCAGTACTTCAATCTGGAACCCGATAACGTATACGTACAGTCGCTCGATTCGGTGATCAAGCAGATGGAGACTATGATAGCGTCGTTTTCGCTACTTATGGGTTCAGTGGCTTCCATCTCGCTGTTTGTGGGCGGTATTGGCATCATGAATATGATGCTGACGAACGTGACTGAGCGCATTCGCGAGATTGGTCTGCGCAAATCACTCGGCGCACGCAGGCGTGATATCACGAAGCAATTTCTGCTCGAAGCCATCATGTTGTGTGTGGCGGGTGGCGTGTTTGGCATTGTGTTTGGCTTCTTGGCGGCGTGGGGTCTTGGCAGTGTCATCGGGGTTGCCATGCCCGGCATAACCCTCACACCTGTGCTCGCGCCTCAGGCGGTGCTTGCCGCGGTAAGCGTATGCGTGCTCATCGGCGTGATATTTGGCTATTACCCTGCTCGTCGCGCCGCAAAGCTCGATCCCGTAGAGTCGCTGCGTTACCAGTAG
- a CDS encoding ABC transporter ATP-binding protein gives MSNVVEATDLHRIYESASGFTHALRGVSLSVEQGEFLAIMGPSGSGKSTLMNLLGCLDTPTRGRYLLEGVDVAAYKDDELAEIRATRLGFVFQSFNLLPRATVLRNVMLPLVYTACPRKERELRAHAALRSVSLDEALYEHNSNELSGGQMQRVAIARALVNDPALILADEPTGNLDTATGDMVLETFKRLRDQGKTIVLITHEPDVAAHADRIVHIRDGRLYEGADIAGVQRLADGKGGAR, from the coding sequence ATGTCGAACGTCGTCGAAGCCACCGATCTGCATCGCATCTATGAAAGTGCGTCAGGCTTTACCCACGCTTTGCGCGGGGTGTCGTTGTCGGTGGAGCAGGGCGAGTTTTTGGCCATCATGGGCCCTTCGGGGTCGGGTAAGTCTACACTCATGAACCTGCTCGGATGCTTGGACACGCCTACGCGCGGCCGCTACCTGCTTGAAGGTGTTGACGTGGCTGCTTACAAAGACGACGAGCTGGCCGAAATCCGTGCGACGCGGCTTGGCTTTGTCTTCCAGTCGTTCAATTTGCTGCCGCGTGCGACGGTTCTGCGCAATGTTATGCTGCCGCTTGTCTATACGGCGTGCCCGCGTAAGGAACGCGAATTGCGTGCTCATGCCGCGTTGCGCAGCGTGTCTTTGGACGAAGCGCTCTACGAGCACAACAGCAACGAGCTTTCCGGCGGACAGATGCAGCGCGTCGCCATCGCCCGTGCTCTTGTGAACGATCCCGCGCTCATTCTTGCCGACGAGCCAACGGGAAACCTCGACACCGCTACGGGCGATATGGTGTTGGAAACGTTTAAGCGTTTGCGAGACCAGGGCAAAACCATTGTGCTTATCACGCACGAACCCGACGTGGCGGCCCACGCCGATCGTATTGTTCACATTCGTGACGGTCGCCTGTACGAAGGGGCCGACATCGCGGGCGTGCAAAGACTCGCGGATGGGAAAGGGGGCGCACGATGA